A single window of Acinetobacter wuhouensis DNA harbors:
- a CDS encoding long-chain-fatty-acid--CoA ligase: MQGRMMQQPLLISSLIEHATRYHSDTAIISKNTDGTITTTNWAQVAENSKRFANALSDFGLTLGDRVATIAWNNHRHLESWYAISGSGLVCHTINPRLFPEQLIFIINDAADKVVLFDKTFLPLIKAVKPHTPTVEHFVYLGAFDQDVADAIPDVKFYDVLIANHSAQFEWPELEENTASSLCYTSGTTGNPKGALYSHRSTILHTYAIALPDSLNLSAKDVMLPVVPMFHVNAWGTPYAAAMVGCTVVLPGPGLDGASLVHMIDEYKVSIALGVPTIWQGLLAAAQQSGSKLDSLKRNVVGGSACPAAMMKAFRDIYQCETIHAWGMTEMSPLGTGNQLKAKHLQLSDDEKLNIRLSQGRPPFGVDLRITDEENGTNEVARDGHTTGNLQVKGHWIIDSYYGKSSNALSADGWFDTGDIATINEDGYLLLSDRAKDLIKSGGEWISSVELENIAMNHPEIAMAAAIAAQHPKWDERPIVIAIKHKDSQITEQDLLDYYSDKIAKWQIPDKVIFVDSIPLTGTGKMLKRDLREQFGNVLLTE; encoded by the coding sequence ATGCAAGGACGTATGATGCAACAACCACTGTTAATCAGTAGCCTGATTGAACATGCGACTCGTTATCACAGTGATACAGCGATTATTTCAAAAAATACTGATGGTACGATCACCACAACCAATTGGGCTCAAGTTGCTGAAAACTCAAAACGCTTTGCCAACGCCTTATCTGATTTTGGACTCACACTTGGTGATCGTGTTGCCACAATTGCATGGAATAATCATCGACATCTTGAATCGTGGTATGCCATCTCTGGAAGTGGTCTAGTGTGTCACACCATTAACCCACGTTTATTTCCAGAACAACTTATTTTTATTATCAATGATGCTGCCGATAAAGTGGTGCTGTTTGATAAAACATTCCTACCTTTGATCAAAGCTGTTAAACCACACACACCTACAGTCGAACACTTTGTCTATCTCGGTGCTTTTGATCAAGATGTTGCTGATGCAATTCCTGATGTTAAATTTTATGATGTATTGATTGCGAACCATTCTGCACAATTTGAGTGGCCTGAATTAGAAGAAAATACCGCGAGTTCGCTGTGCTATACCTCTGGAACAACGGGTAATCCTAAAGGCGCATTGTATAGCCATCGTTCAACCATTTTGCACACCTATGCCATCGCACTACCTGATTCACTCAATCTGTCGGCAAAAGATGTCATGTTGCCAGTCGTACCGATGTTCCATGTCAATGCTTGGGGTACGCCTTATGCAGCAGCGATGGTCGGTTGTACCGTAGTACTCCCTGGTCCAGGCTTGGATGGCGCAAGTTTAGTACACATGATTGATGAATATAAAGTCAGCATCGCACTCGGTGTTCCGACGATTTGGCAAGGTTTATTGGCTGCAGCTCAACAATCAGGTAGTAAGCTTGATAGCTTGAAACGTAATGTCGTTGGTGGTTCTGCATGCCCTGCTGCCATGATGAAAGCATTTAGAGATATTTATCAGTGTGAAACCATTCATGCATGGGGCATGACTGAAATGAGTCCTCTAGGTACAGGTAACCAACTTAAAGCTAAACACTTACAGTTGAGTGATGATGAAAAACTCAATATCCGTCTTTCTCAGGGTCGCCCACCATTTGGGGTAGATTTACGTATTACTGATGAAGAAAATGGAACCAATGAAGTCGCACGTGATGGACACACTACGGGTAACCTTCAAGTCAAAGGTCATTGGATTATTGACTCGTACTACGGTAAATCGAGCAATGCATTGAGTGCTGATGGTTGGTTTGATACAGGTGATATTGCTACGATAAATGAAGATGGTTACCTGCTTCTCAGTGACCGTGCCAAAGACTTGATTAAGTCAGGTGGTGAATGGATTTCATCCGTAGAACTCGAAAATATTGCCATGAATCACCCTGAAATTGCGATGGCTGCAGCCATTGCGGCTCAACATCCAAAATGGGATGAACGCCCAATTGTGATAGCGATTAAACATAAAGACAGCCAGATTACCGAACAAGATTTATTAGATTACTACAGCGATAAAATTGCAAAATGGCAAATTCCTGACAAAGTCATTTTTGTTGATTCAATTCCGCTTACTGGTACAGGAAAAATGTTGAAACGTGATTTACGTGAACAATTTGGGAATGTCTTACTGACTGAATAA
- a CDS encoding M48 family metallopeptidase has protein sequence MYDQKRIEKLEQALKENPKKYQARVTLLAWLGNLYIAFGVIVLLILLVLACLSILVLKAFAIKIIIPVAIFLYVIVRSLWVSVDKPQGIEIFQQDAPELFQIIHRLREQLNSPHFHHVLITEEFNAAVVQRPRLGILGHDENYLIIGLPLMQSLSTEQLTSVLAHEFGHLSKNHARAANWIYRQRIRWSQLYMLVEQNASRIDIIFRPFFKRFVPYFAAYSFPIARANEYEADRISVELTSAETVAETLSTVNIVGCYLNEEFWPTIFKHAEEMPKPNVSPYLGYVQRLTDFAQNDKTQLWLNQSLSLKTSFEDTHPSLQDRLDAIGQPAKVAWVSNEAKSDRLLGSRLIEITQIFDQKWQSDVLESWQNHYQNIQKQKEYLDELNQKIEQSVALTEDETIDHIDLTERIAHDPERAFQLCEVLYQQDSDNARVNFIYGQFLIERKNDLGCEILERAAELNEFYQVKVYETLQQFYLSQQNSTLADKYQLLLLDRVELEQNAMQEREQVTARDQFIPHALTDIELEALLSQLKAYSNIKKVYLVRKQTQYLAHVPCYVLGFSLKQGFGKVDEDAIVQTMRVLHENVAFAGETFLLSFDLAQTKQMKNKILKVQNSQLI, from the coding sequence ATGTATGATCAAAAACGTATTGAGAAATTAGAACAGGCTTTAAAGGAAAATCCTAAAAAATATCAAGCAAGGGTGACGCTTTTAGCTTGGTTGGGTAATTTGTATATTGCTTTTGGTGTGATTGTTCTACTGATTTTATTGGTCTTGGCTTGCTTATCCATTCTTGTGCTGAAGGCTTTTGCAATTAAAATTATCATTCCAGTGGCAATATTTCTATATGTCATTGTTCGTTCACTTTGGGTGAGTGTAGATAAACCACAAGGTATTGAAATTTTTCAACAAGATGCTCCTGAATTGTTTCAGATTATTCATCGACTGCGTGAACAATTAAATTCGCCACATTTTCACCATGTGCTTATTACAGAGGAGTTCAATGCAGCAGTGGTACAACGCCCAAGATTGGGTATCTTGGGGCATGATGAAAATTATTTGATTATTGGTTTGCCTTTGATGCAATCGCTTTCAACTGAGCAATTAACCTCAGTTTTAGCACATGAATTTGGGCATTTATCGAAAAATCATGCAAGAGCAGCCAATTGGATTTATCGGCAACGTATTCGTTGGTCACAGCTCTATATGTTGGTTGAACAAAATGCCAGCCGAATTGATATTATATTTCGTCCGTTTTTTAAGCGATTTGTGCCTTATTTTGCAGCTTATTCATTTCCAATTGCACGGGCAAACGAGTACGAGGCGGATAGAATTTCGGTAGAATTAACTTCTGCTGAAACGGTTGCAGAAACTTTAAGTACAGTAAATATAGTTGGTTGTTATTTAAATGAAGAATTTTGGCCGACCATTTTTAAGCATGCAGAAGAGATGCCAAAACCAAATGTGTCACCTTATTTGGGTTATGTACAACGATTAACAGACTTTGCGCAAAATGACAAAACACAGCTTTGGTTAAATCAATCTTTGAGTCTAAAAACCAGTTTTGAGGATACACATCCATCTTTACAAGATCGTTTAGATGCAATCGGACAGCCTGCCAAAGTTGCATGGGTGAGCAATGAAGCTAAATCTGATCGATTACTCGGTTCTCGTTTGATTGAAATTACTCAAATTTTTGATCAAAAATGGCAAAGTGATGTACTCGAAAGCTGGCAGAATCATTATCAGAATATTCAAAAGCAAAAGGAATATTTGGATGAGCTCAATCAGAAAATTGAACAAAGTGTTGCTCTGACTGAAGATGAAACAATTGATCATATTGATTTAACAGAGCGTATTGCACATGATCCTGAACGCGCATTTCAGCTTTGTGAAGTCTTGTATCAGCAGGATTCAGATAATGCACGTGTCAATTTTATTTATGGACAATTCTTGATTGAGCGAAAAAATGATTTGGGGTGTGAAATCTTAGAGCGCGCAGCTGAATTGAATGAGTTTTATCAAGTTAAAGTATATGAAACGTTGCAACAATTTTATTTATCTCAACAGAATTCGACCCTAGCGGATAAGTATCAGCTGCTTTTATTAGATAGGGTAGAGCTTGAACAGAATGCGATGCAGGAAAGAGAGCAAGTGACAGCGCGAGATCAATTTATTCCACATGCTTTAACGGATATTGAATTGGAAGCGTTGTTGTCGCAATTGAAAGCCTATTCAAACATCAAAAAAGTCTATTTGGTGAGAAAACAAACTCAATATTTAGCACATGTTCCATGCTATGTACTTGGTTTTAGCCTGAAACAAGGATTCGGTAAAGTGGATGAAGACGCGATTGTGCAGACCATGCGTGTTTTACACGAAAATGTGGCATTTGCAGGAGAGACTTTTTTATTGAGTTTTGATTTAGCACAAACGAAGCAAATGAAAAATAAAATACTTAAAGTGCAAAATTCACAACTCATTTAG